A window of the Planococcus citri chromosome 4, ihPlaCitr1.1, whole genome shotgun sequence genome harbors these coding sequences:
- the LOC135844490 gene encoding uncharacterized protein LOC135844490 isoform X3, producing the protein MMRNSFVLLMILIAYSVYSSGIMMSYENNTVLHYTPKENISITCTGTGEDTVTWIRDDIVKGKGNYTINTQTPYRQLLEIRNASVFHSGSYYCVSTNDGDNYMEIYLRPEYPAFKNTHPGKIYVTSLSHPEEGRWMNEYGDYE; encoded by the exons ATGATGCGAAACTCATTTGTTTTACTGATGATATTGATTGCATATTCAGTATATTCTTCTG gaattatGATGTCTTATGAAAATAATACTGTTCTCCATTACACTCCAAAAGAAAACATCTCTATTACCTGTACTGGTACAGGCGAAGACACAGTCACATGGATACGTGATGATATAGTGAAA ggtAAGGGTAATTACACCATAAATACACAGACTCCATACAGACAACTCCTTGAAATAAGAAACGCTTCAGTTTTTCATTCTGGGAGCTACTACTGCGTTTCAACAAACGACGGCGACAATTACATGGAGATTTATCTCAGACCGG AGTATCCCGCTTTTAAAAATACCCATCCCGGCAAAATTTACGTAACTTCACTTTCACACCCAGAGGAAGGTCGTTGGATGAATGAATACGGTGATTATGAATGA
- the LOC135844490 gene encoding uncharacterized protein LOC135844490 isoform X2 — MMRNSSVLLMILIAYSAYSSGVMMSYENNTVLNYTPKENISITCTSTGEDTVTWIRDDIVKGKGNYTINAQTPYRKLLEIRNATVFHSGRYYCVSTNDGDNYMWIYLLPEYPAFKNTHPGKIYVTSLSHPEEGRWMNEYGDYE, encoded by the exons ATGATGCGAAACTCATCTGTTTTACTGATGATATTGATTGCATATTCAGCATATTCTTCTG gaGTTATGATGTCTTATGAAAATAATACTGTTCTCAATTACACTCCAAAAGAAAACATCTCTATTACCTGTACTAGTACAGGTGAGGACACAGTCACATGGATACGTGATGATATAGTGAAA ggtAAGGGTAATTACACCATAAATGCACAGACTCCATACAGAAAACTCCTTGAAATAAGAAACGCTACAGTTTTTCATTCTGGGAGGTACTACTGCGTTTCAACAAACGACGGCGATAATTACATGTGGATTTATCTCTTACCTG AGTATCCCGCTTTTAAAAATACCCATCCCGGCAAAATTTACGTAACTTCACTTTCACACCCAGAGGAAGGTCGTTGGATGAATGAATACGGTGATTATGAATGA
- the LOC135844490 gene encoding uncharacterized protein LOC135844490 isoform X1 encodes MMRNSSVLLMILIAYSAYSSGVMMSYENNTVLNYTPKENISITCTSTGEDTVTWIRDDIVKGKGNYTINAQTPYRKLLEIRNATVFHSGRYYCVSTNDGDNYMWIYLLPEYPAFKNDIPGKVYVTSLSHPEEGRWMNEYGDYE; translated from the exons ATGATGCGAAACTCATCTGTTTTACTGATGATATTGATTGCATATTCAGCATATTCTTCTG gaGTTATGATGTCTTATGAAAATAATACTGTTCTCAATTACACTCCAAAAGAAAACATCTCTATTACCTGTACTAGTACAGGTGAGGACACAGTCACATGGATACGTGATGATATAGTGAAA ggtAAGGGTAATTACACCATAAATGCACAGACTCCATACAGAAAACTCCTTGAAATAAGAAACGCTACAGTTTTTCATTCTGGGAGGTACTACTGCGTTTCAACAAACGACGGCGATAATTACATGTGGATTTATCTCTTACCTG AGTATCCTGCTTTTAAAAATGACATACCGGGCAAAGTTTACGTAACTTCACTTTCACACCCAGAGGAAGGTCGTTGGATGAATGAATACGGTGATTATGAATAA